In Acanthopagrus latus isolate v.2019 chromosome 17, fAcaLat1.1, whole genome shotgun sequence, the following are encoded in one genomic region:
- the tars2 gene encoding threonine--tRNA ligase 1, cytoplasmic isoform X1 — protein MMAVTQLCRLVTCRSAARAAFRAHRKYSKVCPAISERLQVFESLREKRANHKRSEAAESPVSIRLADGRMIKGTAGVTTPLFVAQSVRAKGALVSTVNGELWELGRPLEADCELQLLGFDTVEGRQAAWRTGACVLGGVLETEFGAEVCREGTSEFGLHCDHLLDNSSLSLSDVEERCNQAAALRLPLTKLELNTEEVKELFQYSKLRLQLIEEQMNGPTVTVYRCGDSLAVCNGPLLPHTGLLRVFKMLQRSTVTLANQTESSGLVRLLGVAFPGEKDKQEWEREQEEARRRDHRRIGTDQDLFFFNDVSPGSCFFLPKGAHIYNTLTDFIKSEYRRRGFTEVVTPTLYSTALWERSGHWEHYSENMFTVTSEGSQTYALKPMNCPAHCLMFEQRVRSWKELPLRWADFGALHRNELSGALGGLTRVRRFCQDDAHIFCTPEQLQEEIVACLDFVRSVYQVFGFSFHCLLSTRPTPCLGEPEQWDNAEQQLERSLQQFSERWELNAGDGAFYGPKIDIQIKDAIGRQHQCATIQLDFQLPIRFDLQYVGHDGQLHRPVMIHRAVLGSLERMIAILAENFGGKWPLWLSPAQVMVIPVGGNSESYAKQVVRQFHDAGFMVDLNNDQGTTLNKKIRSAQLAQYNYIFVVGDKESESGTVNVRSRGGKQLGKRPTEEVLTSLIQLRDTRSNLNEF, from the exons atGATGGCGGTGACGCAGCTGTGTCGGCTGGTTACCTGTCGGTCGGCTGCTCGTGCGGCATTTCGCGCGCACAGGAAGTACAGCAAG GTGTGCCCAGCTATATCAGAGCGACTGCAAGTCTTTGAGTCCCTCAGGGAGAAACGGGCCAATCATAAGagaagtgaagctgcagaatcACCCGTCAGTATCCGTCTGGCTGATGGCCGGATGATAAAGGGAACAGCTGGTGTCACCACACCTCTCTTTGTTGCACAGAGTGTTCG AGCGAAAGGAGCTCTGGTGAGTACAGTGAACGGAGAGTTGTGGGAGCTTGGACGGCCTCTAGAGGCAGACTGTGAACTGCAGCTCCTGGGGTTTGACACAGTTGAGGGACGGCAG GCAGCGTGGAGGACGGGAGCATGTGTCCTGGGCGGCGTGTTGGAGACAGAATTTGGTGCCGAGGTGTGCAGAGAAGGAACGTCAGAATTCGGCCTTCACTGTGACCATCTGCTGGATAACAG TTCCCTGTCTCTGAGTGATGTGGAAGAGAGATGTAACCAAGCTGCCGCCCTCAGACTTCCTCTGACCAAACTGGAGCTGAATACAGAAGAGGTCAAAGAGCTCTTCCAG TACAGTAAGCTGAGGCTGCAGCTCATTGAGGAACAGATGAATGGCCCCACCGTCACAGTATACAG gTGTGGGGACAGCTTAGCGGTCTGCAACGGCCCCCTCCTTCCACACACTGGACTCCTCAGGGTCTTCAAGATGCTCCAG CGGTCGACCGTGACCCTGGCCAATCAGACGGAGTCCTCGGGATTGGTTCGTCTCCTTGGTGTGGCTTTTCCAGGTGAGAAGGACAAGCAGGAGtgggagagggagcaggaggaggcgaggaggagggacCACAGACGCATCGGGACG GACCAGGATCTGTTCTTCTTCAATGACGTCAGTCCAGGCAGTTGCTTTTTCCTGCCTAAAGGAGCCCACATCTACAACACACTCACTGACTTCATTAAG AGTGAATACCGAAGGCGAGGCTTCACAGAGGTCGTGACCCCGACCCTGTACAGCACTGCATTATGGGAACGCTCGGGCCACTGGGAGCACTACAGCGAGAACATGTTCACTGTGACATCCGAAGGCTCTCAGACCTACGCTCTGAAACCCATGAACTGTCCTGCACACTG TCTCATGTTTGAGCAGCGTGTTCGCTCATGGAAGGAGCTTCCTCTGCGATGGGCCGACTTCGGGGCGCTGCATCGTAATGAGCTCTCTGGAGCGCTGGGAGGTCTCACTCGTGTTCGAAGGTTCTGCCAGGACGACGCTCACATCTTCTGCACACCTGAGCAG CTACAGGAGGAGATTGTGGCGTGTTTGGACTTTGTGAGGAGTGTGTATCAAGTGTTTGGGTTTTCTTTCCACTGCCTCCTGTCTACACGTCCAACACCATGCCTTGGGGAGCCTGAACAGTGGGATAATGCAGAGCAG cagttgGAGAGGAGTCTGCAGCAGTTTAGCGAACGTTGGGAGTTGAACGCAGGAGACGGAGCCTTCTATGGACCAAAG ATTGACATTCAGATCAAAGATGCCATTGGCAGACAACACCAGTGTGCCACAATCCAGTTAGATTTCCAGCTGCCAATCAGATTTGACCTTCAGTATGTCGG TCATGACGGTCAGCTGCACAGGCCGGTGATGATCCACAGAGCAGTGCTGGGATCGCTGGAGAGAATGATCGCTATACTGGCTGAAaattttggaggaaaatg GCCACTGTGGTTGTCCCCGGCGCAGGTCATGGTGATTCCTGTAGGGGGCAACAGTGAGTCATACGCCAAACAG GTGGTCCGTCAGTTCCATGATGCCGGCTTCATGGTTGACTTGAACAACGATCAGGGAACAACCTTAAATAAGAAGATTCGCTCTGCTCAGCTGGCCCAGTACAACTACATATTTG ttGTTGGGGATAAGGAGAGTGAGAGCGGAACAGTGAAtgtgaggagcagagggggcaAACAGCTTGGGAAGAGGCCGACAGAGGAGGTGCTGACATCCCTCATACAGCTACGAGACACCAGGAGCAACCTGAACGAATTTTGA
- the tars2 gene encoding threonine--tRNA ligase 2, cytoplasmic isoform X3 gives MMAVTQLCRLVTCRSAARAAFRAHRKYSKVCPAISERLQVFESLREKRANHKRSEAAESPVSIRLADGRMIKGTAGVTTPLFVAQSVRAKGALVSTVNGELWELGRPLEADCELQLLGFDTVEGRQAAWRTGACVLGGVLETEFGAEVCREGTSEFGLHCDHLLDNSSLSLSDVEERCNQAAALRLPLTKLELNTEEVKELFQYSKLRLQLIEEQMNGPTVTVYRCGDSLAVCNGPLLPHTGLLRVFKMLQRSTVTLANQTESSGLVRLLGVAFPGEKDKQEWEREQEEARRRDHRRIGTDQDLFFFNDVSPGSCFFLPKGAHIYNTLTDFIKSEYRRRGFTEVVTPTLYSTALWERSGHWEHYSENMFTVTSEGSQTYALKPMNCPAHCLMFEQRVRSWKELPLRWADFGALHRNELSGALGGLTRVRRFCQDDAHIFCTPEQLQEEIVACLDFVRSVYQVFGFSFHCLLSTRPTPCLGEPEQWDNAEQQLERSLQQFSERWELNAGDGAFYGPKVSGKGSMQQRKPISKHCDFIFHFYLNKKSVWIRRKSASGRC, from the exons atGATGGCGGTGACGCAGCTGTGTCGGCTGGTTACCTGTCGGTCGGCTGCTCGTGCGGCATTTCGCGCGCACAGGAAGTACAGCAAG GTGTGCCCAGCTATATCAGAGCGACTGCAAGTCTTTGAGTCCCTCAGGGAGAAACGGGCCAATCATAAGagaagtgaagctgcagaatcACCCGTCAGTATCCGTCTGGCTGATGGCCGGATGATAAAGGGAACAGCTGGTGTCACCACACCTCTCTTTGTTGCACAGAGTGTTCG AGCGAAAGGAGCTCTGGTGAGTACAGTGAACGGAGAGTTGTGGGAGCTTGGACGGCCTCTAGAGGCAGACTGTGAACTGCAGCTCCTGGGGTTTGACACAGTTGAGGGACGGCAG GCAGCGTGGAGGACGGGAGCATGTGTCCTGGGCGGCGTGTTGGAGACAGAATTTGGTGCCGAGGTGTGCAGAGAAGGAACGTCAGAATTCGGCCTTCACTGTGACCATCTGCTGGATAACAG TTCCCTGTCTCTGAGTGATGTGGAAGAGAGATGTAACCAAGCTGCCGCCCTCAGACTTCCTCTGACCAAACTGGAGCTGAATACAGAAGAGGTCAAAGAGCTCTTCCAG TACAGTAAGCTGAGGCTGCAGCTCATTGAGGAACAGATGAATGGCCCCACCGTCACAGTATACAG gTGTGGGGACAGCTTAGCGGTCTGCAACGGCCCCCTCCTTCCACACACTGGACTCCTCAGGGTCTTCAAGATGCTCCAG CGGTCGACCGTGACCCTGGCCAATCAGACGGAGTCCTCGGGATTGGTTCGTCTCCTTGGTGTGGCTTTTCCAGGTGAGAAGGACAAGCAGGAGtgggagagggagcaggaggaggcgaggaggagggacCACAGACGCATCGGGACG GACCAGGATCTGTTCTTCTTCAATGACGTCAGTCCAGGCAGTTGCTTTTTCCTGCCTAAAGGAGCCCACATCTACAACACACTCACTGACTTCATTAAG AGTGAATACCGAAGGCGAGGCTTCACAGAGGTCGTGACCCCGACCCTGTACAGCACTGCATTATGGGAACGCTCGGGCCACTGGGAGCACTACAGCGAGAACATGTTCACTGTGACATCCGAAGGCTCTCAGACCTACGCTCTGAAACCCATGAACTGTCCTGCACACTG TCTCATGTTTGAGCAGCGTGTTCGCTCATGGAAGGAGCTTCCTCTGCGATGGGCCGACTTCGGGGCGCTGCATCGTAATGAGCTCTCTGGAGCGCTGGGAGGTCTCACTCGTGTTCGAAGGTTCTGCCAGGACGACGCTCACATCTTCTGCACACCTGAGCAG CTACAGGAGGAGATTGTGGCGTGTTTGGACTTTGTGAGGAGTGTGTATCAAGTGTTTGGGTTTTCTTTCCACTGCCTCCTGTCTACACGTCCAACACCATGCCTTGGGGAGCCTGAACAGTGGGATAATGCAGAGCAG cagttgGAGAGGAGTCTGCAGCAGTTTAGCGAACGTTGGGAGTTGAACGCAGGAGACGGAGCCTTCTATGGACCAAAGGTCAGTGGGAAGGGCAGCATGCAGCAGCGGAAACCGATTTccaaacact gcgatttcatttttcacttttacttgaaCAAGAAGTCAGTCTGGATCAGGAGGAAGTCAGCTTCAGGCAGATGTTAA
- the tars2 gene encoding threonine--tRNA ligase 1, cytoplasmic isoform X2, with protein MIKGTAGVTTPLFVAQSVRAKGALVSTVNGELWELGRPLEADCELQLLGFDTVEGRQAAWRTGACVLGGVLETEFGAEVCREGTSEFGLHCDHLLDNSSLSLSDVEERCNQAAALRLPLTKLELNTEEVKELFQYSKLRLQLIEEQMNGPTVTVYRCGDSLAVCNGPLLPHTGLLRVFKMLQRSTVTLANQTESSGLVRLLGVAFPGEKDKQEWEREQEEARRRDHRRIGTDQDLFFFNDVSPGSCFFLPKGAHIYNTLTDFIKSEYRRRGFTEVVTPTLYSTALWERSGHWEHYSENMFTVTSEGSQTYALKPMNCPAHCLMFEQRVRSWKELPLRWADFGALHRNELSGALGGLTRVRRFCQDDAHIFCTPEQLQEEIVACLDFVRSVYQVFGFSFHCLLSTRPTPCLGEPEQWDNAEQQLERSLQQFSERWELNAGDGAFYGPKIDIQIKDAIGRQHQCATIQLDFQLPIRFDLQYVGHDGQLHRPVMIHRAVLGSLERMIAILAENFGGKWPLWLSPAQVMVIPVGGNSESYAKQVVRQFHDAGFMVDLNNDQGTTLNKKIRSAQLAQYNYIFVVGDKESESGTVNVRSRGGKQLGKRPTEEVLTSLIQLRDTRSNLNEF; from the exons ATGATAAAGGGAACAGCTGGTGTCACCACACCTCTCTTTGTTGCACAGAGTGTTCG AGCGAAAGGAGCTCTGGTGAGTACAGTGAACGGAGAGTTGTGGGAGCTTGGACGGCCTCTAGAGGCAGACTGTGAACTGCAGCTCCTGGGGTTTGACACAGTTGAGGGACGGCAG GCAGCGTGGAGGACGGGAGCATGTGTCCTGGGCGGCGTGTTGGAGACAGAATTTGGTGCCGAGGTGTGCAGAGAAGGAACGTCAGAATTCGGCCTTCACTGTGACCATCTGCTGGATAACAG TTCCCTGTCTCTGAGTGATGTGGAAGAGAGATGTAACCAAGCTGCCGCCCTCAGACTTCCTCTGACCAAACTGGAGCTGAATACAGAAGAGGTCAAAGAGCTCTTCCAG TACAGTAAGCTGAGGCTGCAGCTCATTGAGGAACAGATGAATGGCCCCACCGTCACAGTATACAG gTGTGGGGACAGCTTAGCGGTCTGCAACGGCCCCCTCCTTCCACACACTGGACTCCTCAGGGTCTTCAAGATGCTCCAG CGGTCGACCGTGACCCTGGCCAATCAGACGGAGTCCTCGGGATTGGTTCGTCTCCTTGGTGTGGCTTTTCCAGGTGAGAAGGACAAGCAGGAGtgggagagggagcaggaggaggcgaggaggagggacCACAGACGCATCGGGACG GACCAGGATCTGTTCTTCTTCAATGACGTCAGTCCAGGCAGTTGCTTTTTCCTGCCTAAAGGAGCCCACATCTACAACACACTCACTGACTTCATTAAG AGTGAATACCGAAGGCGAGGCTTCACAGAGGTCGTGACCCCGACCCTGTACAGCACTGCATTATGGGAACGCTCGGGCCACTGGGAGCACTACAGCGAGAACATGTTCACTGTGACATCCGAAGGCTCTCAGACCTACGCTCTGAAACCCATGAACTGTCCTGCACACTG TCTCATGTTTGAGCAGCGTGTTCGCTCATGGAAGGAGCTTCCTCTGCGATGGGCCGACTTCGGGGCGCTGCATCGTAATGAGCTCTCTGGAGCGCTGGGAGGTCTCACTCGTGTTCGAAGGTTCTGCCAGGACGACGCTCACATCTTCTGCACACCTGAGCAG CTACAGGAGGAGATTGTGGCGTGTTTGGACTTTGTGAGGAGTGTGTATCAAGTGTTTGGGTTTTCTTTCCACTGCCTCCTGTCTACACGTCCAACACCATGCCTTGGGGAGCCTGAACAGTGGGATAATGCAGAGCAG cagttgGAGAGGAGTCTGCAGCAGTTTAGCGAACGTTGGGAGTTGAACGCAGGAGACGGAGCCTTCTATGGACCAAAG ATTGACATTCAGATCAAAGATGCCATTGGCAGACAACACCAGTGTGCCACAATCCAGTTAGATTTCCAGCTGCCAATCAGATTTGACCTTCAGTATGTCGG TCATGACGGTCAGCTGCACAGGCCGGTGATGATCCACAGAGCAGTGCTGGGATCGCTGGAGAGAATGATCGCTATACTGGCTGAAaattttggaggaaaatg GCCACTGTGGTTGTCCCCGGCGCAGGTCATGGTGATTCCTGTAGGGGGCAACAGTGAGTCATACGCCAAACAG GTGGTCCGTCAGTTCCATGATGCCGGCTTCATGGTTGACTTGAACAACGATCAGGGAACAACCTTAAATAAGAAGATTCGCTCTGCTCAGCTGGCCCAGTACAACTACATATTTG ttGTTGGGGATAAGGAGAGTGAGAGCGGAACAGTGAAtgtgaggagcagagggggcaAACAGCTTGGGAAGAGGCCGACAGAGGAGGTGCTGACATCCCTCATACAGCTACGAGACACCAGGAGCAACCTGAACGAATTTTGA